One Acropora palmata chromosome 2, jaAcrPala1.3, whole genome shotgun sequence genomic window carries:
- the LOC141875075 gene encoding cold shock domain-containing protein E1-like: protein MTTETWRISERRDRTRTSQYDFSEQDYYIGNHNARRTFSCNGNSFTSHTSVRETGVIEKLLHSYGFIQCCERDLRIFFHYSQINEDPEDLHVGDELEFEVTSDQRTGKPIACRVVRLEAGSVSFEIRSEEKVHGVIDAEPKLSARNNVKSPSNGVIDPDMGRVSYERNGEFFYLFFSSNDVVNTGTPLHKGDKVEFYVTTDKRTGVVRAREITLLEAVETERYQGVVSSMKESFGFIERADKVSEIFFHYSEFCGEVSELMLCDDVEFGIQVRNGKEVAVRIKKLPEGTVKFEDVSTTRYIGTVDRPLSKSASKRQHDPLHGKIVYTVPGDGDIEEEIVFSERDLQGDLSLRTGDIVEFNIAVDCRDLLKRATNISLVNVAEGDGEETREMGVVASLKEGFGFIRCCDRDARMFFHFSELLDSGHQVQVGDEVEFAVSEDMSANKRIHGVRVRVLPKGTIQMENVASEIYQGLVEREPCYSTRSPRKDSRESESGLINSYINGIRESLPFDMTNFEIRAGVQYGDKVEFNLSISQRTGFKRAVNVTVIKRNSEVRHKGFVATLKENFGFLETSEHDKEVFFHYSEFDGDPGELVLGDEMEYTIKCKNGKVSAETVVKLPAGSILQEKIHPEVYLGKVLRSLRRADPQQAEYSGLIMRIVSDEQDSDEEAGAEEEPENQDLPFTLEYGITSLVDKKTVLQLGEKVRFHIGVDQQTGKERAMKIFSVRQRVRARVESLKGQFGFIAYENEEGKNLFFHMSEVEGEVELQPGDEVEFVVVQNQKTRKMSACSVRRICDSQRPERLMRRNYSEKTDSPGPKIEVIRKPTGPDGTRGFAQPRALRSLSSQLLDHAQFPDKVQAFTPSDGGSVFEDLVANICE from the exons ATGACAACTGAAACTTGGAGG aTTTCTGAACGTAGAGATCGCACGAGAACAAGTCAGTATGACTTCAGTGAACAAGATTATTATATTGGCAACCACAACGCTCGGAGAACATTCTCCTGCAATGGCAATTCTTTCACCAGTCACACTAG TGTCAGAGAAACTGGAGTAATTGAAAAACTTTTG CATTCGTATGGCTTTATCCAGTGCTGTGAGAGAGACCTACGGATTTTTTTCCACTATAGTCAAATCAATGAAGACCCTGAAGACCTTCATGTTGGAG ATGAGTTGGAGTTTGAAGTCACCTCAGATCAGCGGACAGGCAAACCAATTGCTTGCCGTGTGGTAAGACTTGAAGCAGGATCAGTTTCTTTCGAG attCGTAGCGAAGAAAAAGTGCATGGAGTCATAGATGCTGAACCCAAATTGTCCGCAAGGAACAATGTTAAATCT ccTTCAAATGGAGTTATTGATCCTGATATGGGGAGGGTCAGCTATGAGAGAAATGGA gaATTCTTCTACCTGTTCTTTTCGTCAAATGATGTTGTAAACACTGGCACTCCTCTCCACAAAGGAGACAAAGTTGAATTTTATGTGACCACAGACAAAAG AACTGGAGTTGTCCGAGCCAGAGAAATAACTCTCTTGGAAGCAGTGGAAACTGAGAGATACCAG ggaGTTGTTTCTTCAATGAAAGAATCATTTGGCTTTATTGAAAGGGCAGACAAAGTTAGCGAG ATTTTCTTCCATTACAGTGAATTCTGTGGAGAGGTCAGTGAGCTCATGTTATGTGATGATGTGGAATTTGGGATACAAGTAAGAAAT GGCAAAGAAGTGGCAGTGCGCATCAAAAAACTTCCTGAAGGCACTGTGAAGTTTGAAGATGTGAGCACTACCAGATATATAGGAACTGTGGATCGACCTTTGAGTAAATCAGCTTCAAAGAGACAACATGACCCTCTTCATGGCAAAATAGTGTACACAGTCCCTGGCGATGGTGATATTGAGGAGGAGATTGTGTTTTCTGAAAGAGACTTGCAGGGAGACCTCTCTCTTAGAACTGGAGATATTGTGGAATTCAATATTGCTGTGG ACTGCAGAGACTTGCTAAAAAGAGCAACGAATATCAGCTTGGTTAATGTTGCAGAAGGTGATGGTGAAGAGACAAGAGAAATg GGTGTAGTTGCATCTCTAAAGGAAGGTTTTGGTTTCATACGTTGCTGTGATCGAGATGCAAGGATGTTTTTCCACTTTAGTGAACTTCTTGATTCT GGTCACCAGGTTCAAGTTGGTGATGAAGTGGAATTTGCTGTATCTGAG gaCATGTCAGCTAACAAACGTATTCATGGTGTTAGGGTCAGAGTTTTACCCAAGGGAACAATCCAGATGGAG AATGTTGCATCTGAGATTTATCAGGGTTTGGTTGAGCGAGAGCCATGTTATAGCACACGAAGCCCAAGAAAAGATAGCAG GGAAAGTGAATCTGGCCTGATAAACAGCTACATCAACGGGATAAGGGAATCACTGCCATTTGACATGACCAACTTTGAAATCAGGGCAGGAGTACAGTATGGAGATAAG GTGGAATTCAATCTGTCCATAAGCCAGAGAACTGGGTTCAAGCGAGCTGTGAATGTAACTGTTATTAAAAGAAACAGTGAGGTGCGACATAAG GGATTTGTTGCAACGCTTAAGGAGAACTTTGGTTTCTTGGAAACTTCTGAACACGACAAGGAAGTGTTCTTTCATTACAG TGAGTTCGATGGGGATCCAGGCGAGCTTGTTCTTGGTGATGAGATGGAGTACACTATTAAATGCAAGAATGGGAAAGTTAGCGCTGAGACTGTGGTCAAGCTCCCTGCGGGATCCATTTTGCAGGAGAAAATTCATCCAGAGGTTTATCTGGGAAAAGTTTTGCGATCATTACGTCGTGCTGATCCTCAG CAAGCGGAGTATTCGGGCTTGATCATGCGCATTGTGTCTGACGAGCAAGACAGTGACGAAGAGGCGGGAGCGGAAGAGGAGCCAGAGAACCAAGATCTGCCTTTTACTTTAGAATATGGAATCACAAGCCTTGTGGACAAGAAGACTGTCTTACAACTTGGAGAGAAG GTCCGTTTTCACATTGGAGTGGATCAACAGACAGggaaagaaagagcaatgaaaATCTTCAGTGTGCGACAACGCGTGCGGGCACGGGTTGAATCTCTCAAAGGCCAG TTTGGTTTTATTGCttacgaaaacgaagaaggCAAGAACCTGTTCTTTCACATGAGCGAAGTCGAGGGTGAAGTGGAACTTCAG ccAGGGGACGAAGTTGAATTTGTGGTTGTACAGAATCAGAAGACGCGTAAAATGAGCGCTTGTAGCGTACGAAGAATCTG CGATTCTCAGCGGCCGGAGAGGCTCATGCGCAGAAATTACTCAGAAAAAACCGACAGTCCTGGGCCCAA AATTGAAGTGATTCGCAAGCCAACAGGCCCTGACGGTACAAGAGGATTCGCGCAACCTCGAGCTTTAAGATCCCTGTCCAGCCAGCTATTGGACCACGCCCAGTTTCCGGACAAAGTGCAGGCGTTCACACCCTCGGATGGAGGCAGCGTATTTGAGGACCTTGTGGCCAACATATGCGAGTAA